One stretch of Verrucomicrobiia bacterium DNA includes these proteins:
- a CDS encoding aldehyde dehydrogenase, with translation MSDSIPHLPALRLGRPYDSLEKVEIRDHRTGNVMALVSQVNGGVVKRDLGRLAGARGALRRHSVSELRELSARAGDLFLNGTLALGDRGHTQSADQYVDTLSRTSGLPHVMVRRNMAKIHYALTHLGEVLNGLSRGLDFTILDRGYGEQFGTKLSFFPTCQALGLVMPSNSPAVNSLWLPAIALKTPVVIKPGREEPWTPYRLIQAFIAAGVPAEAFGFYPTDHDGAATILNACGRALIFGDKSTTAQYANNPAIQIHGPGWSKFLIGEDCIGNWPEYVEVIASAIADNGGRSCINASAVVVPRFGAEIADALAQRLGPVQPTRPDDEHARLSGFANPKMADFIEGQIEEGFKTPGAVEATAVYRDGPRRTVFEGGTYLRPTIVRCDSFDHPLANREFLCPYASVVTCPQPEMLSRIGYTLACSAITKEPGFIAELEAYPHIERLNIGPVSTMKISWDQPHEGNMFEFLWQRRSIERAW, from the coding sequence ATGAGTGACTCCATTCCGCACCTCCCGGCGCTTCGCCTTGGGCGCCCATACGATTCGTTGGAAAAGGTCGAGATCCGAGACCATCGGACGGGCAATGTGATGGCCCTGGTGTCGCAGGTGAACGGGGGTGTGGTGAAGCGGGATCTGGGCAGGCTCGCGGGTGCGCGCGGTGCGTTGCGCCGACACTCCGTCAGCGAACTTCGGGAGCTCTCGGCGCGGGCCGGTGATCTGTTCCTCAACGGGACACTTGCGCTGGGGGACCGCGGGCACACCCAGTCTGCCGACCAGTATGTGGATACCCTCAGCCGTACGTCGGGGCTTCCCCACGTGATGGTCCGGCGCAACATGGCCAAGATCCACTACGCGCTGACCCATCTGGGCGAAGTCCTGAACGGATTGTCCCGAGGCCTGGACTTCACCATTCTCGACCGGGGCTACGGAGAACAGTTCGGAACCAAGCTGAGCTTTTTTCCCACCTGCCAGGCCCTGGGCCTGGTCATGCCCAGCAACTCGCCCGCCGTGAATTCGCTCTGGCTGCCCGCGATCGCCCTGAAGACCCCGGTGGTCATCAAGCCGGGCCGTGAGGAACCGTGGACGCCCTACCGGCTGATCCAGGCGTTCATCGCCGCCGGAGTTCCCGCCGAAGCCTTCGGGTTTTATCCGACGGATCATGACGGTGCGGCAACCATCCTCAATGCGTGCGGTCGCGCGCTGATCTTTGGCGACAAATCCACCACGGCACAGTACGCAAACAACCCGGCCATCCAGATCCATGGTCCGGGCTGGAGCAAATTTCTCATCGGCGAGGATTGCATCGGGAACTGGCCGGAATACGTGGAGGTGATCGCCTCGGCGATTGCCGACAATGGCGGGCGTTCCTGCATCAATGCCAGTGCCGTGGTGGTGCCCCGGTTCGGTGCGGAAATCGCCGACGCCCTCGCGCAACGGCTGGGTCCGGTTCAGCCCACCCGGCCGGACGACGAGCACGCGCGCCTCTCCGGCTTTGCGAATCCAAAGATGGCCGACTTCATCGAGGGGCAGATCGAGGAGGGGTTCAAAACCCCGGGAGCGGTTGAGGCCACCGCCGTATATCGTGACGGGCCCCGACGGACGGTCTTCGAGGGCGGCACGTACCTGCGGCCGACCATCGTCCGCTGCGACTCCTTCGATCATCCGCTGGCCAATCGCGAGTTCCTCTGTCCGTACGCCAGCGTCGTTACCTGCCCTCAACCGGAGATGTTGTCCCGAATTGGGTACACGCTCGCCTGTTCCGCGATCACGAAGGAGCCCGGATTCATCGCGGAGCTCGAGGCCTATCCGCACATCGAGCGCCTGAACATTGGTCCGGTGTCCACCATGAAGATCTCATGGGACCAGCCGCACGAGGGCAACATGTTCGAGTTCCTCTGGCAGCGGCGAAGCATCGAACGGGCCTGGTAG
- a CDS encoding 8-amino-7-oxononanoate synthase: protein MTSSLDADLLQRLEVLEAAGLRRVRRPMDSPTGREVVVAGRRLIQFASNDYLGLATHPAVVEAAAQAARDFGAGSGASRLLGGSLRLHHVLEEALADWKGTGAALTFSSGYAAALGVIPALVSAQDVIMLDRRVHACCVDAARMSGAALRVFRHNDPDHLDSLLRWARRRPGTHRILIVTESVFSMDGDRAPLEALVRLKEQHGAWLMLDEAHAAGLLGDRRSGLSEACGVSGNVEIHFGTLGKALGAAGGYVCGSRTLVDHLVNRARSLIFSTAPVPAAAGAAREALRVVQSTGGRERCETLWNRQRDLIERCPGLSSSSAIVPVPAGDERLATSWSENLLAEGLAVPAIRYPTVGRRQARLRVSLTASHQPSDIHRLATALNLLRSPV, encoded by the coding sequence ATGACGTCCTCGCTCGATGCCGACCTCCTGCAGCGGCTGGAGGTCCTGGAAGCCGCCGGGCTGCGCCGGGTCCGCCGGCCGATGGACTCGCCGACGGGACGGGAGGTGGTGGTGGCGGGGCGGCGGTTGATTCAGTTTGCGTCCAATGACTACCTCGGGCTGGCCACCCATCCCGCGGTGGTCGAGGCGGCCGCGCAGGCGGCGCGTGATTTCGGGGCCGGCAGCGGCGCCTCCCGGCTCCTTGGAGGTTCCCTGAGGCTCCACCACGTGCTGGAAGAGGCGCTCGCGGACTGGAAAGGCACCGGGGCGGCACTGACCTTTTCCAGCGGCTACGCTGCCGCCTTGGGCGTCATCCCGGCGCTCGTCTCCGCCCAGGACGTCATCATGCTCGACCGCAGGGTCCATGCGTGTTGTGTGGATGCGGCCCGGATGAGTGGTGCTGCCCTGAGGGTGTTTCGGCACAACGACCCCGACCATCTGGACTCGCTGCTCCGATGGGCACGGCGACGTCCGGGCACACATCGAATTCTCATTGTCACGGAAAGCGTCTTCTCGATGGATGGCGATCGTGCACCGCTGGAGGCTCTCGTCCGTCTGAAGGAACAGCATGGAGCCTGGCTGATGCTGGATGAGGCGCATGCCGCAGGGCTTCTGGGTGACCGGCGCAGCGGCCTGTCCGAAGCCTGCGGAGTCTCCGGGAATGTGGAGATCCATTTTGGGACCCTGGGCAAGGCCCTGGGCGCCGCCGGCGGGTATGTCTGCGGCTCGCGCACTCTCGTGGACCATCTCGTCAACCGGGCGCGCAGCCTGATTTTCTCGACGGCACCGGTGCCCGCGGCCGCCGGCGCGGCGCGGGAGGCCCTGCGTGTGGTCCAGAGCACCGGGGGGCGCGAGCGGTGCGAGACCCTCTGGAATCGCCAGCGCGATCTGATCGAACGATGCCCCGGGCTGTCCTCTTCGAGCGCCATTGTTCCGGTGCCGGCCGGCGACGAAAGGCTGGCAACCTCATGGTCGGAAAATCTCTTGGCGGAGGGCCTCGCGGTGCCGGCCATCCGGTATCCAACCGTGGGCCGGCGCCAGGCGCGGTTGCGGGTCAGCCTCACCGCATCGCACCAGCCGTCCGACATCCACCGGCTTGCCACGGCCCTCAACCTTCTCCGTTCTCCCGTCTGA
- the bioA gene encoding adenosylmethionine--8-amino-7-oxononanoate transaminase, with protein sequence MHPIARLDHRYVWHPFTQMRDWLREEPCIPVSGRGAVLRDVRGRRYLDANASIWTNLHGHAHPGINAALRRQLARVAHVSALGLANEPASRLAARLVRAANPRRSLQPRLQKVFYSDDGSTAIEVALKMAYEVVRRTRGPRSRPRFLSLQHAYHGDTVGAASLGHIARFRGAFSGLQFRTDAVMSPYCYRCPHNRAAPARADARDTRSCRWECVDAVATRLDAARRRGAPYAGFVVEPGIQGAAGMIAQPEGWLRRTADLVRDHGALLVADEVMTGFGRACRAIPRSPGRPRLFAIHEASVQPDFLCLAKGMTGGYLPMAATLTTQAVFEAFLGDYTEFKTFFHGHSFTGNPLGAAAALASLDLLESRASLEDRARLEAALRSELPALWSLPAVGDIRQAGTVVGVELVRDWRRRTPWDLRERAGIRVCEAMARRGVLTRPIGNVVVLMPPYCTTPRQVRTVVNALGGAIEEVLGESA encoded by the coding sequence GTGCACCCGATCGCCCGCCTGGATCACCGATACGTCTGGCATCCGTTTACCCAGATGCGCGACTGGCTCCGCGAGGAGCCGTGCATCCCCGTCTCCGGCCGCGGCGCGGTGTTGCGCGATGTCAGGGGTCGCCGCTACCTGGACGCCAATGCGTCCATCTGGACCAACCTCCACGGCCACGCCCATCCCGGAATCAACGCCGCCCTTCGGCGCCAACTGGCCCGGGTGGCCCATGTGTCGGCACTGGGATTGGCCAACGAACCCGCGAGCCGCCTCGCCGCCCGGCTCGTCCGCGCCGCCAACCCGCGCCGTTCGCTGCAACCGCGGCTTCAGAAGGTTTTTTACTCGGACGACGGATCCACAGCCATCGAGGTGGCGCTCAAGATGGCGTACGAAGTGGTCCGAAGAACGCGGGGACCGCGCTCTCGCCCGCGCTTTCTGAGCCTGCAGCATGCGTACCACGGCGATACCGTCGGAGCGGCCTCCCTCGGACACATCGCCCGCTTTCGAGGTGCCTTCTCCGGGCTGCAGTTCCGGACCGATGCCGTAATGTCGCCTTATTGCTACCGCTGTCCCCACAATCGCGCCGCGCCTGCACGGGCCGATGCACGCGACACCCGCAGTTGTCGTTGGGAATGCGTGGATGCCGTCGCCACCCGGTTGGATGCGGCCCGTCGGCGGGGGGCGCCGTATGCCGGATTTGTTGTTGAGCCCGGAATCCAGGGAGCCGCGGGAATGATCGCACAGCCCGAGGGCTGGCTCAGGCGCACCGCCGACCTGGTCCGCGACCATGGCGCCCTCCTGGTGGCTGACGAAGTGATGACCGGATTCGGCCGCGCCTGCCGGGCGATCCCGCGGTCCCCGGGACGGCCGCGCCTTTTTGCCATCCATGAGGCCTCCGTGCAGCCCGATTTCCTGTGCCTCGCCAAGGGGATGACCGGAGGCTATCTCCCGATGGCCGCCACGCTGACCACCCAGGCGGTTTTCGAGGCGTTTCTTGGGGATTACACCGAGTTCAAAACCTTCTTCCACGGTCACAGCTTCACCGGCAACCCGCTCGGAGCTGCCGCGGCGCTTGCAAGTCTCGACCTGCTGGAGTCCCGGGCTTCGTTGGAGGACAGGGCCCGGCTGGAGGCCGCGCTCCGCTCCGAACTGCCCGCACTGTGGTCGTTGCCTGCAGTGGGCGACATCCGGCAGGCGGGCACTGTCGTCGGGGTGGAACTGGTTCGCGACTGGAGGCGCCGCACGCCCTGGGATCTCCGGGAACGGGCCGGGATCCGCGTCTGCGAGGCGATGGCACGCCGGGGAGTGCTCACCCGACCGATCGGCAATGTGGTGGTCCTGATGCCGCCGTACTGCACAACTCCGCGGCAGGTGAGGACCGTCGTCAACGCGCTTGGCGGGGCGATAGAGGAGGTCCTTGGCGAGTCAGCCTGA